The genomic interval CCGGCGGCAGGCCACCGCGGGTGTCGATCCTGGCGGAACGGCAGGAAGCCAGCGCCGACCGGTCCGCGCGGGTGCGGATCTGCGTGGCCGACGCCGGCGAGGGCTTCGATCCGGCGGAGGCGGAGCGGCTGTTCTCGCCCTTCCAGCGGATGTCGCACAGCGCGGAGGGATCGGGCGTCGGCCTCGCCGTCGTGCGACGCGTGGCGGAGCAGCACGGCGGCCGCGCCTGGGCGGCCATGGTGAACGCGGACCAAGCCACGCGGTTCTACGTGGAGCTGCCCGGATGAGCGGGCGGACCGCGCATCGGCGGCCGCCCGGCGATCTCCCTACGGTGGCAGCGCACGATCATGCTTGGGCCGGGCGGCTGCACCACGATGACCGATGAAACCGCCGACGCTGACTCCACGATGGGAGCGGGCAAGACCCTTCTGCTGGTCGACGACAACGAAGACGACCGCTTCCTCGCGCGCCTGGCGCTGGGTCGCGTGGCGAGCGGATTGGAGATCGCGGAAGTCGCGGACGGCCGCGCTGCACTGGATTGGCTGCGGGCCGCCGAGGACCCGCCGGCGCTGGTGCTCCTCGACCTCAAGATGCCGCGCCTGGACGGGGCCGGCGTGCTCGGCGAGCGTCGCGCCGATGCAAGGCTCCGCCCGATCCCCGTCGCCGTCTTCACCACCAGCGTCTCCGAGGAGGACGTGAAGAGGTCGTACGACCTCGGCGCGAGCGTGTACCTCCCCAAGCCCGACAGCGTCGACCGCCTCGAGGAGATGCTCGGCGACCTGATGCGCGTCTACCTCAAGCACGCGCGGCCCGCGACGCCCTGATCGAGCGTCCCGGCGCGGCGACGGGAGCACAGCACCGTTCCGCACCGGATGCACCGGGCCTACCTTCGGCGATGCCGATCCCCGATCCCGCCACGCCCGCCGAAATCGGCGTCATCATCGTCGACCACGGGTCTCGCCGCGCCCAGAGCAACGCGTCGCTCGAGGAGGTGGCTCGCCTGTTCGCGCAGCGTTTCTCCGACGCGCCCATCGTCGAGGCGGCTCACATGGAGCTGGCAATGCCCGACATCGCCGCGGCGTACGACGCCTGCGTGCGGCGTGGCGCCCGCCGGATCGTGATCCTCCCGTTCTTCCTCGCGCAGGGCAAGCACTGGACCCGGGACATCCCCAGCCTCACCTCGCAAGCCGCCGAGAAGCACCCCGGGACGGCGTACCAGATCGCCGAGCCGCTGGGCATCGACGATCTGATCCTCGACCTCCTGAAGAAGCGCCTCGACGCCGACGA from Phycisphaera mikurensis NBRC 102666 carries:
- a CDS encoding response regulator, coding for MTDETADADSTMGAGKTLLLVDDNEDDRFLARLALGRVASGLEIAEVADGRAALDWLRAAEDPPALVLLDLKMPRLDGAGVLGERRADARLRPIPVAVFTTSVSEEDVKRSYDLGASVYLPKPDSVDRLEEMLGDLMRVYLKHARPATP
- a CDS encoding CbiX/SirB N-terminal domain-containing protein produces the protein MPIPDPATPAEIGVIIVDHGSRRAQSNASLEEVARLFAQRFSDAPIVEAAHMELAMPDIAAAYDACVRRGARRIVILPFFLAQGKHWTRDIPSLTSQAAEKHPGTAYQIAEPLGIDDLILDLLKKRLDADDQPVLASGEADPRLAEVAPTERRIQCATCPFVLHEDLTVTIKPGSGIG